The Bombus huntii isolate Logan2020A unplaced genomic scaffold, iyBomHunt1.1 ctg00000084.1, whole genome shotgun sequence genome has a window encoding:
- the LOC126876583 gene encoding katanin p60 ATPase-containing subunit A-like 2 isoform X11, which produces MNGDLSMQGSMNKIFYNLRKKEESRISERHRNILYLVCDYLEHNGYIDVSDVLFREARLSPEHRVCDNIDLEIIVAEYENYYKMKFQKYPILCKKITGREMTREVTNASKTVCRSIETKAKSVSKQARSEPVKETNLQQKITDDNTNHINLAMTVTSIFPNESDGRSSEELFNVPMEQSMQSKILKCIEKLYSDNPELRKIAEDISCRRRHFIFVSSQEIIVNKLNVHWDDVIGLEECKTAVKEAVVYPLKYHIFFDGPFSPWKGILLYGPPGTGKTKLAKAVATECHCTFFNITASSLVSKWRGDSEKYIRVSCFVYVLFELAYSHSPTIIFIDEIDWIATNKGDCILSEPAKRFRSELLSRLDGLVSNENSNVVLLATTNSPWGIDAALLRRLEKQIYVSLPNEVARLGIFKLYLSNHLLENTDIVNHIVKCTERYSCADIKLLCKQAWLPEISPIWRRLEKKETPVTTLKYELKSYEILAKLLQKMSPTVMQIDKYDTWNK; this is translated from the exons ATGAACGGTGATTTATCGATGCAAGGTAGtatgaataagatattttataatctgcgaaaaaag gagGAGAGTCGTATTTCGGAACGTCATCGGAACATATTATACCTTGTATGTGATTATTTGGAACACAATGG GTATATAGACGTTAGCGATGTATTATTCCGGGAAGCTCGTCTATCTCCCGAACATCGAGTTTGCGACAACatcgatttggaaattatcgttgcagagtatgaaaattattacaagatgaaatttcaaaaatatcctatattgtgtaagaaaataactggaagggaaatgacgagggaagtgacaaatgcaagcaaaac TGTTTGTAGAAGTATTGAGACAAAAGCCAAATCTGTTAGTAAACAAGCGAGAAGTGAGCCTGTGAAAGAGACGAATCTACAGCAGAAGATAACTGATGACAATACGAATCATATTAATCTCGCAATGACAGTGACGTCAATATTCCCCAATGAGAGTGATGGACGTTCATCAGAAGAGCTATTTAACGTCCCAATGGAACAATCCATGCaatcgaagatattgaaatgcaTTGAAAAGCTTTATTCAGATAATCCGGAATTACGAAAGATTGCTGAGGACATCTCATGC agaagacgccattttatctttgtatcgTCACAGGAGATCatagtaaacaaattaaatgtacattgggatgacgttataggccTAGAGGAATGTAAAACCGCTGTTAAGGAGGCCGTTGTGTATCCCCTTAAGTATCATATCTTTTTTGATGGCCCGTTTTCCCCCTGGAAAGGTATTTTGCTGTACGGCCCACCTGGTACAG ggaaaacgaagttagcgaaggcagtcgcgacagaatgccattgcaccttttttaacataactgCCAGCTCATTGGTCAGCAAATGGAGAGGCGATTCCGAgaagtatatacgtgtaagttgctttgtctat gttttatttgaacttgcctatagtcattcgcctacaattatttttatcgacgagattgACTGGATCGCCACAAATAAAGGAGACTGTATATTGTCTGAACCTGCAAAGAGATTCAGATCAGAACTTCTTTCTAGATTGGATGGATTAGTGTCTAATGAGAATTCTAATGTAGTTCTTCTGGCTACAACTAATTCCCCTTG gggcattgatgcagctttactcaggcgtctcgaaaagcaaatatacgtatcattacccaatgaagttgctcgacttggtatattcaaattataccttagcaaccacttattagaaaatacagatattgtaaaccacatagtaaaatgtactgaaagatattcttgtgcagatataaaattgctttgtaAGCAAGCGTGGCTACCAGAAATAAGCCCGATATGGAGGagacttgaaaagaaagaaacacctgttaccactttgaaatatgaattaaaaagttatgaaatattagcaaaattgttacaaaaaatgtcacctacagttatgcaaatagataaatatgatacgtggaacaaataa
- the LOC126876583 gene encoding katanin p60 ATPase-containing subunit A-like 2 isoform X6, producing MEPFGTFEESRISERHRNILYLVCDYLEHNGNQWTSWKEKAKPNLKIRHRYIDVSDVLFREARLSPEHRVCDNIDLEIIVAEYENYYKMKFQKYPILCKKITGREMTREVTNASKTVCRSIETKAKSVSKQARSEPVKETNLQQKITDDNTNHINLAMTVTSIFPNESDGRSSEELFNVPMEQSMQSKILKCIEKLYSDNPELRKIAEDISCEIIVNKLNVHWDDVIGLEECKTAVKEAVVYPLKYHIFFDGPFSPWKGILLYGPPGTGKTKLAKAVATECHCTFFNITASSLVSKWRGDSEKYIRVLFELAYSHSPTIIFIDEIDWIATNKGDCILSEPAKRFRSELLSRLDGLVSNENSNVVLLATTNSPWGIDAALLRRLEKQIYVSLPNEVARLGIFKLYLSNHLLENTDIVNHIVKCTERYSCADIKLLCKQAWLPEISPIWRRLEKKETPVTTLKYELKSYEILAKLLQKMSPTVMQIDKYDTWNK from the exons ATGGAACCGTTCGGAACTTTT gagGAGAGTCGTATTTCGGAACGTCATCGGAACATATTATACCTTGTATGTGATTATTTGGAACACAATGG aaatcagTGGACATCATGGAAAGAGAAGGCGAaaccaaatttgaaaattcgacatcg GTATATAGACGTTAGCGATGTATTATTCCGGGAAGCTCGTCTATCTCCCGAACATCGAGTTTGCGACAACatcgatttggaaattatcgttgcagagtatgaaaattattacaagatgaaatttcaaaaatatcctatattgtgtaagaaaataactggaagggaaatgacgagggaagtgacaaatgcaagcaaaac TGTTTGTAGAAGTATTGAGACAAAAGCCAAATCTGTTAGTAAACAAGCGAGAAGTGAGCCTGTGAAAGAGACGAATCTACAGCAGAAGATAACTGATGACAATACGAATCATATTAATCTCGCAATGACAGTGACGTCAATATTCCCCAATGAGAGTGATGGACGTTCATCAGAAGAGCTATTTAACGTCCCAATGGAACAATCCATGCaatcgaagatattgaaatgcaTTGAAAAGCTTTATTCAGATAATCCGGAATTACGAAAGATTGCTGAGGACATCTCATGC GAGATCatagtaaacaaattaaatgtacattgggatgacgttataggccTAGAGGAATGTAAAACCGCTGTTAAGGAGGCCGTTGTGTATCCCCTTAAGTATCATATCTTTTTTGATGGCCCGTTTTCCCCCTGGAAAGGTATTTTGCTGTACGGCCCACCTGGTACAG ggaaaacgaagttagcgaaggcagtcgcgacagaatgccattgcaccttttttaacataactgCCAGCTCATTGGTCAGCAAATGGAGAGGCGATTCCGAgaagtatatacgt gttttatttgaacttgcctatagtcattcgcctacaattatttttatcgacgagattgACTGGATCGCCACAAATAAAGGAGACTGTATATTGTCTGAACCTGCAAAGAGATTCAGATCAGAACTTCTTTCTAGATTGGATGGATTAGTGTCTAATGAGAATTCTAATGTAGTTCTTCTGGCTACAACTAATTCCCCTTG gggcattgatgcagctttactcaggcgtctcgaaaagcaaatatacgtatcattacccaatgaagttgctcgacttggtatattcaaattataccttagcaaccacttattagaaaatacagatattgtaaaccacatagtaaaatgtactgaaagatattcttgtgcagatataaaattgctttgtaAGCAAGCGTGGCTACCAGAAATAAGCCCGATATGGAGGagacttgaaaagaaagaaacacctgttaccactttgaaatatgaattaaaaagttatgaaatattagcaaaattgttacaaaaaatgtcacctacagttatgcaaatagataaatatgatacgtggaacaaataa
- the LOC126876583 gene encoding katanin p60 ATPase-containing subunit A-like 2 isoform X10, with amino-acid sequence MNFLKYPIWYLIYFEESRISERHRNILYLVCDYLEHNGNQWTSWKEKAKPNLKIRHRYIDVSDVLFREARLSPEHRVCDNIDLEIIVAEYENYYKMKFQKYPILCKKITGREMTREVTNASKTVCRSIETKAKSVSKQARSEPVKETNLQQKITDDNTNHINLAMTVTSIFPNESDGRSSEELFNVPMEQSMQSKILKCIEKLYSDNPELRKIAEDISCRRRHFIFVSSQEIIVNKLNVHWDDVIGLEECKTAVKEAVVYPLKYHIFFDGPFSPWKGILLYGPPGTGKTKLAKAVATECHCTFFNITASSLVSKWRGDSEKYIRVSCFVYVLFELAYSHSPTIIFIDEIDWIATNKGDCILSEPAKRFRSELLSRLDGLVSNENSNVVLLATTNSPWGIDAALLRRLEKQIYVSLPNEVARLGIFKLYLSNHLLENTDIVNHIVKCTERYSCADIKLLCKQAWLPEISPIWRRLEKKETPVTTLKYELKSYEILAKLLQKMSPTVMQIDKYDTWNK; translated from the exons gagGAGAGTCGTATTTCGGAACGTCATCGGAACATATTATACCTTGTATGTGATTATTTGGAACACAATGG aaatcagTGGACATCATGGAAAGAGAAGGCGAaaccaaatttgaaaattcgacatcg GTATATAGACGTTAGCGATGTATTATTCCGGGAAGCTCGTCTATCTCCCGAACATCGAGTTTGCGACAACatcgatttggaaattatcgttgcagagtatgaaaattattacaagatgaaatttcaaaaatatcctatattgtgtaagaaaataactggaagggaaatgacgagggaagtgacaaatgcaagcaaaac TGTTTGTAGAAGTATTGAGACAAAAGCCAAATCTGTTAGTAAACAAGCGAGAAGTGAGCCTGTGAAAGAGACGAATCTACAGCAGAAGATAACTGATGACAATACGAATCATATTAATCTCGCAATGACAGTGACGTCAATATTCCCCAATGAGAGTGATGGACGTTCATCAGAAGAGCTATTTAACGTCCCAATGGAACAATCCATGCaatcgaagatattgaaatgcaTTGAAAAGCTTTATTCAGATAATCCGGAATTACGAAAGATTGCTGAGGACATCTCATGC agaagacgccattttatctttgtatcgTCACAGGAGATCatagtaaacaaattaaatgtacattgggatgacgttataggccTAGAGGAATGTAAAACCGCTGTTAAGGAGGCCGTTGTGTATCCCCTTAAGTATCATATCTTTTTTGATGGCCCGTTTTCCCCCTGGAAAGGTATTTTGCTGTACGGCCCACCTGGTACAG ggaaaacgaagttagcgaaggcagtcgcgacagaatgccattgcaccttttttaacataactgCCAGCTCATTGGTCAGCAAATGGAGAGGCGATTCCGAgaagtatatacgtgtaagttgctttgtctat gttttatttgaacttgcctatagtcattcgcctacaattatttttatcgacgagattgACTGGATCGCCACAAATAAAGGAGACTGTATATTGTCTGAACCTGCAAAGAGATTCAGATCAGAACTTCTTTCTAGATTGGATGGATTAGTGTCTAATGAGAATTCTAATGTAGTTCTTCTGGCTACAACTAATTCCCCTTG gggcattgatgcagctttactcaggcgtctcgaaaagcaaatatacgtatcattacccaatgaagttgctcgacttggtatattcaaattataccttagcaaccacttattagaaaatacagatattgtaaaccacatagtaaaatgtactgaaagatattcttgtgcagatataaaattgctttgtaAGCAAGCGTGGCTACCAGAAATAAGCCCGATATGGAGGagacttgaaaagaaagaaacacctgttaccactttgaaatatgaattaaaaagttatgaaatattagcaaaattgttacaaaaaatgtcacctacagttatgcaaatagataaatatgatacgtggaacaaataa
- the LOC126876583 gene encoding katanin p60 ATPase-containing subunit A-like 2 isoform X7 yields the protein MNGDLSMQGSMNKIFYNLRKKEESRISERHRNILYLVCDYLEHNGNQWTSWKEKAKPNLKIRHRYIDVSDVLFREARLSPEHRVCDNIDLEIIVAEYENYYKMKFQKYPILCKKITGREMTREVTNASKTVCRSIETKAKSVSKQARSEPVKETNLQQKITDDNTNHINLAMTVTSIFPNESDGRSSEELFNVPMEQSMQSKILKCIEKLYSDNPELRKIAEDISCRRRHFIFVSSQEIIVNKLNVHWDDVIGLEECKTAVKEAVVYPLKYHIFFDGPFSPWKGILLYGPPGTGKTKLAKAVATECHCTFFNITASSLVSKWRGDSEKYIRVSCFVYVLFELAYSHSPTIIFIDEIDWIATNKGDCILSEPAKRFRSELLSRLDGLVSNENSNVVLLATTNSPWGIDAALLRRLEKQIYVSLPNEVARLGIFKLYLSNHLLENTDIVNHIVKCTERYSCADIKLLCKQAWLPEISPIWRRLEKKETPVTTLKYELKSYEILAKLLQKMSPTVMQIDKYDTWNK from the exons ATGAACGGTGATTTATCGATGCAAGGTAGtatgaataagatattttataatctgcgaaaaaag gagGAGAGTCGTATTTCGGAACGTCATCGGAACATATTATACCTTGTATGTGATTATTTGGAACACAATGG aaatcagTGGACATCATGGAAAGAGAAGGCGAaaccaaatttgaaaattcgacatcg GTATATAGACGTTAGCGATGTATTATTCCGGGAAGCTCGTCTATCTCCCGAACATCGAGTTTGCGACAACatcgatttggaaattatcgttgcagagtatgaaaattattacaagatgaaatttcaaaaatatcctatattgtgtaagaaaataactggaagggaaatgacgagggaagtgacaaatgcaagcaaaac TGTTTGTAGAAGTATTGAGACAAAAGCCAAATCTGTTAGTAAACAAGCGAGAAGTGAGCCTGTGAAAGAGACGAATCTACAGCAGAAGATAACTGATGACAATACGAATCATATTAATCTCGCAATGACAGTGACGTCAATATTCCCCAATGAGAGTGATGGACGTTCATCAGAAGAGCTATTTAACGTCCCAATGGAACAATCCATGCaatcgaagatattgaaatgcaTTGAAAAGCTTTATTCAGATAATCCGGAATTACGAAAGATTGCTGAGGACATCTCATGC agaagacgccattttatctttgtatcgTCACAGGAGATCatagtaaacaaattaaatgtacattgggatgacgttataggccTAGAGGAATGTAAAACCGCTGTTAAGGAGGCCGTTGTGTATCCCCTTAAGTATCATATCTTTTTTGATGGCCCGTTTTCCCCCTGGAAAGGTATTTTGCTGTACGGCCCACCTGGTACAG ggaaaacgaagttagcgaaggcagtcgcgacagaatgccattgcaccttttttaacataactgCCAGCTCATTGGTCAGCAAATGGAGAGGCGATTCCGAgaagtatatacgtgtaagttgctttgtctat gttttatttgaacttgcctatagtcattcgcctacaattatttttatcgacgagattgACTGGATCGCCACAAATAAAGGAGACTGTATATTGTCTGAACCTGCAAAGAGATTCAGATCAGAACTTCTTTCTAGATTGGATGGATTAGTGTCTAATGAGAATTCTAATGTAGTTCTTCTGGCTACAACTAATTCCCCTTG gggcattgatgcagctttactcaggcgtctcgaaaagcaaatatacgtatcattacccaatgaagttgctcgacttggtatattcaaattataccttagcaaccacttattagaaaatacagatattgtaaaccacatagtaaaatgtactgaaagatattcttgtgcagatataaaattgctttgtaAGCAAGCGTGGCTACCAGAAATAAGCCCGATATGGAGGagacttgaaaagaaagaaacacctgttaccactttgaaatatgaattaaaaagttatgaaatattagcaaaattgttacaaaaaatgtcacctacagttatgcaaatagataaatatgatacgtggaacaaataa
- the LOC126876583 gene encoding katanin p60 ATPase-containing subunit A-like 2 isoform X9, protein MILDSRKWHAFIGTKEESRISERHRNILYLVCDYLEHNGNQWTSWKEKAKPNLKIRHRYIDVSDVLFREARLSPEHRVCDNIDLEIIVAEYENYYKMKFQKYPILCKKITGREMTREVTNASKTVCRSIETKAKSVSKQARSEPVKETNLQQKITDDNTNHINLAMTVTSIFPNESDGRSSEELFNVPMEQSMQSKILKCIEKLYSDNPELRKIAEDISCRRRHFIFVSSQEIIVNKLNVHWDDVIGLEECKTAVKEAVVYPLKYHIFFDGPFSPWKGILLYGPPGTGKTKLAKAVATECHCTFFNITASSLVSKWRGDSEKYIRVSCFVYVLFELAYSHSPTIIFIDEIDWIATNKGDCILSEPAKRFRSELLSRLDGLVSNENSNVVLLATTNSPWGIDAALLRRLEKQIYVSLPNEVARLGIFKLYLSNHLLENTDIVNHIVKCTERYSCADIKLLCKQAWLPEISPIWRRLEKKETPVTTLKYELKSYEILAKLLQKMSPTVMQIDKYDTWNK, encoded by the exons gagGAGAGTCGTATTTCGGAACGTCATCGGAACATATTATACCTTGTATGTGATTATTTGGAACACAATGG aaatcagTGGACATCATGGAAAGAGAAGGCGAaaccaaatttgaaaattcgacatcg GTATATAGACGTTAGCGATGTATTATTCCGGGAAGCTCGTCTATCTCCCGAACATCGAGTTTGCGACAACatcgatttggaaattatcgttgcagagtatgaaaattattacaagatgaaatttcaaaaatatcctatattgtgtaagaaaataactggaagggaaatgacgagggaagtgacaaatgcaagcaaaac TGTTTGTAGAAGTATTGAGACAAAAGCCAAATCTGTTAGTAAACAAGCGAGAAGTGAGCCTGTGAAAGAGACGAATCTACAGCAGAAGATAACTGATGACAATACGAATCATATTAATCTCGCAATGACAGTGACGTCAATATTCCCCAATGAGAGTGATGGACGTTCATCAGAAGAGCTATTTAACGTCCCAATGGAACAATCCATGCaatcgaagatattgaaatgcaTTGAAAAGCTTTATTCAGATAATCCGGAATTACGAAAGATTGCTGAGGACATCTCATGC agaagacgccattttatctttgtatcgTCACAGGAGATCatagtaaacaaattaaatgtacattgggatgacgttataggccTAGAGGAATGTAAAACCGCTGTTAAGGAGGCCGTTGTGTATCCCCTTAAGTATCATATCTTTTTTGATGGCCCGTTTTCCCCCTGGAAAGGTATTTTGCTGTACGGCCCACCTGGTACAG ggaaaacgaagttagcgaaggcagtcgcgacagaatgccattgcaccttttttaacataactgCCAGCTCATTGGTCAGCAAATGGAGAGGCGATTCCGAgaagtatatacgtgtaagttgctttgtctat gttttatttgaacttgcctatagtcattcgcctacaattatttttatcgacgagattgACTGGATCGCCACAAATAAAGGAGACTGTATATTGTCTGAACCTGCAAAGAGATTCAGATCAGAACTTCTTTCTAGATTGGATGGATTAGTGTCTAATGAGAATTCTAATGTAGTTCTTCTGGCTACAACTAATTCCCCTTG gggcattgatgcagctttactcaggcgtctcgaaaagcaaatatacgtatcattacccaatgaagttgctcgacttggtatattcaaattataccttagcaaccacttattagaaaatacagatattgtaaaccacatagtaaaatgtactgaaagatattcttgtgcagatataaaattgctttgtaAGCAAGCGTGGCTACCAGAAATAAGCCCGATATGGAGGagacttgaaaagaaagaaacacctgttaccactttgaaatatgaattaaaaagttatgaaatattagcaaaattgttacaaaaaatgtcacctacagttatgcaaatagataaatatgatacgtggaacaaataa